ATGTCCCGGGTCATCGCCCGCGGCCGGACGTCCTCGAGCAGGTTCATGGAGAACCGGATGACGTTGGGCCGCCACGTGCCGGTGGCAGCCCGGTCCTGCAGCCACGCGCCGAGGGCGTCGGCCAGCGCGGGCAGGTCGAGGAAGAAGTGCTGGGTCTCGACGAACTCGGGCCGCTCACCGTTGATCCGGCTGCGCGGGTTGCGCAGGTCGACCGGGTCGAGCTGGTTGCCGCAGTTGTCGCACTGGTCGCCGCGGGCGCCGTCATAGCCGCAGATCGGGCAGGTGCCTTCGATGAACCGGTCCGGCAGGGTGCGCCCGGTGGACGGCGAGATCGCGCCCTTCGTCGTCCGCTCCACCATGTACCCGTTGCGGTGCAGGGTGCGGAAGAGCTCCTGGGCGACCGCGTAGTGGTTGCGGGTCGTCGTCCGGGTGAACAGGTCGTAGGACAGGCCGAGGGCGTGCAGGTCCTCGACGATGACCCGGTTGTAGCGGTCGGCGAGCTCCCGCGCGGTGACCCCCTGCCGGTCCGCCTCGACGAGGATCGGCGTCCCGTGCTCGTCGGTGCCCGAGACCATGAGGACGTCGTGACCGGCCATCCGCATGTACCGGCTGAACACGTCGGAGGGCACGCCGAATCCGGCGACGTGGCCGATGTGGCGGGGGCCGTTGGCGTACGGCCAGGCGACGGCGGACAGCACGGAGGTCATGCCGGGCAGCCTAGTGATCGCCGGGAGGCGGTTCCTGCGGGCGGGCTGCGAGCGTGGCGTCGTACAGCACCCGCTTGGGCACCCCGTGCCGGTCGGCGACCGCGGTCACGGCGTCCTTGAGCCGGACGCCGTCGGCGAGCAGGGCGAGCACCTCCGGCAGCAGGTCCTGGGGCCGGGCGGGGGCCGGGTCGGCGCCGGCGACCACGACCGTGACCTCCCCGCGGACCGGCGACTGCTCCGCCCACGCGGCGAGCTCGGCGACGGGGCCGCGGCGGACCTCCTCGTAGGTCTTCGTCAGCTCGCGGCAGACCGCGGCCGGCCGCTGCGGGCCGAAGGCCTCGGCGACGGCGGCGAGCATGGCCGCCAGCCGGTGCGGTGCCTCGAACAGCACCATCGTGCGCGGCTCGTCGGCCAGCGCGGCCAGCGCGCGGCGACGCTCCCCCGGCCGGCGAGGCAGGAAGCCCTCGAAGCAGAACCGGTCGGTGGCCAGACCGCTGACCGCCAGCGCGGTGAGCACCGCGGAAGGTCCCGGGACGGCGGTCACCGGCAGGCCCGCCTCGACGACCGCCCGGACCAGCCGGTAGCCCGGGTCGGACACCGACGGCATCCCGGCGTCCGTGACGAGCAGCACGGTGCGACCGGCGCGGACCTCCTCGACGAGCCCCTCGGAGCGGGAGGCCTCGTTGTGCTCGTGGTAGCTGACCACCCGTCCGGCGGGCTCCACACCGAGGGCCGAGCAGAGCCGGCGCAGCCGGCGGGTGTCCTCGGCGGCGACGACGTCCGCCGCGGCCAGCAGGCGGGCCAGCCGGGGCGGGGCGTCCTCGACGTCCCCGATGGGGGTGGCGGCGAGGACCAGGCGTCCCGGGTCGGTCATGGGGGGCAGTCTCCCGTACCCATACCCTGCGGCGGTGAGCGAGGGGACGGTGCGGCGGCGCTGGGAGGTGGCCGCTGACGCCGTCCCGCCGCAGCTGCTCATCGTCACCGGCGCCGTCGTCCTGCAGACCGGCTCGGCGGTGGCCACCCGGCTGTTCGACGTCCTGGGGGCACCGGGCGTGCTGGCCCACCGGATGGGCATCGGAGCCCTGCTGCTCTTCGTCGGCGGGCGGGCGTGGCGGCGCCGGCCGGCGCGCGCCGCGCTGCCCGCGGTCGTCGCGTTCAGCACCGTGCTGGGGGCGATGAACCTCTTCTACTACCTGGCCCTTGAGCGGATCCCGCTCGGCGCCACGGTCGCCCTCGAGCTGACCGGGCCGCTCGCAGTGGCGGTCGCCGGGTCCCGCCGGCGCCTCGACCTGCTGTGGGTCGCCCTCGCCGCCGCCGGCGTGCTCGTGCTGACCAACCCCTCGACGGCGGGGCTGGACCCGGTGGGGATCGCCCTGGCCCTGGGCGCGGGTGCCTGCTGGGCCGGGTACGTGCTGCTGGGGGCACGGGTGGCCCGCGCCATCCCGGGGACCTCCGGCCTGGCGTGGGCGATGCTCATCGCCTCGCTGTGGCTGGTCCCGCTCGGGGCGCTGACCGCCGGACCGGTGCTGCTCGACCCGCGCTGGCTGCTCGCCGGGGCAACGGTGGCGGTGATGTCGTCGGTGCTGCCGTACTCCCTCGAGCAGGTCGCGCTGCGCCGGGTGAGCACCCAGGCGTTCGGGATCATGCTGAGCCTGCAGCCGGCCGTGGCCACCCTGGCCGGGCTCGTCGTCGCCGGGCAGCGCCCCGGCGCGCCCACGCTGCTCGGTATCGGCCTCGTCGTCGCGGCGAGCCTGGGCGCCGTCCCGGCCCGCCGACGGTGATCGCGCCGGGCCCGCACCTACCATGCGGCGGGTGAGCGCCACCGACGTCCGGGTGCCCACCGCGCCCGGGCGGCAGCGCGGCCGGGTCAGCGAGGCCGGCCTGCGGCGCCACCTCGTCGGCCGGCGGCCCACCGACACCCTGTGGGGCTGGGTCGGCCCGCTGCTCGTCACCGCGCTGGCCGGCGTCCTGCGCTTCTGGCGGCTGGACCGCCCCCACCAGCTCGTGTTCGACGAGACCTACTACGTCAAGCAGGGCTACAGCCTGCTGCGGTACGGGTACGAGCGGCGTTGGCCGGAGGACGCCGACGAGAGCTTCACCGCCGGGACGCCGGACGTCCTGCTCACCGCCGCCGACTTCCCGGTCCACCCGCCGGTCGGCAAGTGGATGATCGCCGGGGGGCAGTGGCTGCTCGGCGTCGACAGCGGCTGGGGGTGGCGGTTCGCCGCGGCTGCTGTCGGCACGTTGTCGGTGCTCGTCCTCGCCCGCGCCGCCCGGCGGCTGTTCAACTCCACCCTCCTCGGCGTCGTCGCCGGGCTGCTGCTGGCCGTCGACGGTCACCACATCGTCCACAGCCGGACGTCCCTGCTGGACATCTTCCTGTCGTTCTTCGTGCTGGCCGCGTTCGCCGCCCTGCTCGTGGACCGGGAGCGCAGCCGGGTCCGGCTGGCCCACCTCGTCGCCACCGCCCGCGCCGACGGCCGGCCGCTCGGCGCCGTCGGGCCAGGGCTCGGGCTGCGACCGTGGCGGCTGCTCGCCGGCGTCCTGCTGGGCCTGGCGGTGGGCACCAAGTGGTCCGGGCTGTTCTACCTGGCCGCGTTCGGGCTGATGACCGTGCTGTGGGACGTCGGGGCCCGCCGGGCCGCGG
This DNA window, taken from Kineosporiaceae bacterium SCSIO 59966, encodes the following:
- a CDS encoding phospholipid carrier-dependent glycosyltransferase, with amino-acid sequence MRRVSATDVRVPTAPGRQRGRVSEAGLRRHLVGRRPTDTLWGWVGPLLVTALAGVLRFWRLDRPHQLVFDETYYVKQGYSLLRYGYERRWPEDADESFTAGTPDVLLTAADFPVHPPVGKWMIAGGQWLLGVDSGWGWRFAAAAVGTLSVLVLARAARRLFNSTLLGVVAGLLLAVDGHHIVHSRTSLLDIFLSFFVLAAFAALLVDRERSRVRLAHLVATARADGRPLGAVGPGLGLRPWRLLAGVLLGLAVGTKWSGLFYLAAFGLMTVLWDVGARRAAGLPGWRWALLRDGVPAFVSTVPVALLTYLASWVGWFRSDDAHLRTWGAQNPDGPLAFLPDSLRSLGKYHADILSFHTGLTSEHPYEAHPWSWIVQGRPTSFFYEGLERGEDGCLAESCSQAITSVGNPVVWWGGAAALVVLLVLWALRRDWRAGAVLGAVAAGWLPWFYYDAVDDRTMYAFYAVVFVPYLVLALTHVIGLLLGPREVPRRRRAVGAVLAGALVVGAVVLEAFFWPVQVAEVIPYSQWQMRMWFPSWI
- the rsmI gene encoding 16S rRNA (cytidine(1402)-2'-O)-methyltransferase, with amino-acid sequence MTDPGRLVLAATPIGDVEDAPPRLARLLAAADVVAAEDTRRLRRLCSALGVEPAGRVVSYHEHNEASRSEGLVEEVRAGRTVLLVTDAGMPSVSDPGYRLVRAVVEAGLPVTAVPGPSAVLTALAVSGLATDRFCFEGFLPRRPGERRRALAALADEPRTMVLFEAPHRLAAMLAAVAEAFGPQRPAAVCRELTKTYEEVRRGPVAELAAWAEQSPVRGEVTVVVAGADPAPARPQDLLPEVLALLADGVRLKDAVTAVADRHGVPKRVLYDATLAARPQEPPPGDH
- a CDS encoding EamA family transporter, coding for MGGSLPYPYPAAVSEGTVRRRWEVAADAVPPQLLIVTGAVVLQTGSAVATRLFDVLGAPGVLAHRMGIGALLLFVGGRAWRRRPARAALPAVVAFSTVLGAMNLFYYLALERIPLGATVALELTGPLAVAVAGSRRRLDLLWVALAAAGVLVLTNPSTAGLDPVGIALALGAGACWAGYVLLGARVARAIPGTSGLAWAMLIASLWLVPLGALTAGPVLLDPRWLLAGATVAVMSSVLPYSLEQVALRRVSTQAFGIMLSLQPAVATLAGLVVAGQRPGAPTLLGIGLVVAASLGAVPARRR